A genomic window from Natronorubrum aibiense includes:
- a CDS encoding PadR family transcriptional regulator yields the protein MYDLTGFQRDLLYTIAGHEEPHGLAIKDELENYYEKDIHAGRLYPNLDTLVDKGLVEKGSVDRRTNYYSLTRRGRRETEARRAWEQQYIGELLIDS from the coding sequence ATGTACGATTTGACTGGCTTTCAACGCGACTTGCTCTATACAATCGCCGGCCACGAGGAGCCACACGGACTTGCGATCAAAGACGAACTCGAGAACTACTACGAGAAAGATATCCACGCCGGACGACTGTATCCGAACCTCGACACACTTGTCGACAAAGGACTCGTGGAAAAAGGGAGTGTCGACCGACGAACGAACTACTACTCACTAACGCGCCGTGGTCGACGCGAGACCGAAGCGCGCCGCGCATGGGAACAACAGTATATTGGTGAGCTGCTCATAGACTCGTAG